In Pirellulales bacterium, the DNA window GGCTACTTCGGCTCGCGACTGCTGGCGCCGATCGGCTTCACCGAGCATAAGGTCGACCAGGCCTGGCTGATTAGCCGCGGCAAGTTCATTACGGATCGCCGCATCGACGACACCTTCAATTTCGTGGTCGAACATGGCGTGAAGTTCCACTGGCACGAAGAAGGGGCCGAAGACTTCACCCCCGAGGCGACCCGCGAACAGTTGCGCATGTACTTGACCGTGCTCGACCTGGTCGACGAGTTCAAGGCAGACTGCTTGGGCTGGCAGTATCAGTTGGGCCTGCTGCCGCTGTTGCCTCCCTCCGACTTCTGCGAAGGCTTGCTCAACAGCGTTTGCCGCCCCGAGTCGAACGGCGACGTGATCATCACCTCGACCGAGGCCGACCAGGGCAGTCTCGTGCCGATGGAGATGATGAAGCGCCTGTTGAAGAAGAAGGGGCTGCACCAGGGCGTGATGTTCCACGACGTGCGCTGGGGCGCGCGGCACAAGGGACGCTTCCTGTGGGTGCTGTTGAACAGCGGTTCCTGCGGGGCGTATGCCTTCAATCACGATCCCTCGACGCTCGAAGGCGTACACAGCTATCGCCAGCCGAAGGGCTACTTCCCCGTGCCCGGCGGCACCTTCGCCGGCGAGAGCCTGCCCGGCGACATGACCTGGGCCCGCGCCTATCTGAACCGTGGCGAGTTGTGGATGGACATCGGCCGGGGCGAAGTCGTCAAGCTCCCCCCCAAGGTGCGCGACGAATGGTGGAACGGCACGACGCGGCAGTGGCCCTTCATGGCGGCCGACCTGGGCTGCTCGATGGAGACCGTCATGGCCCACTACCAGAGCAATCACGTGGCCGTGGCCTACGGCGATATCTTCGGCGAGATGGTGGCCCTGTCGCAGTCGCTGGGCTTCAAGGTCCGCATCCTCTCGTCGGCCAAGAAGTAACCGACCGCTCGATGATCGCTGTTTAGGGATGGCCCCATGTCGGCCGCACGTACCGAAATCTGGTTGCGCAACAACCGCCGAGCGCTCGCGCTCGGCATGCTGGGACCGCTACTTATCGCGAGCATCGGCGTAGCCCTCGTCCCCCTGTCCTCGGGCGATGGCTTCCTCGGTCGCGGTTCGTTCTACCTGGGCATTCTGCTCGTGGTGTTCGGCACGATCTCGACGTCGCTGTTGCTCGTGGAAATATCTCGTCCCCGTCTGGCCTACCGCGATGGTCACCTGCTCGTGCGTCTGCGGAATGGCCCGCCGGTGCGCGTGCCGATCGAGATCGTCGAATGTTTCCTGCTCGGGCAGGGGCCCAGCATGCTCACGGGGCACTACGATCCGCGCGACACCTCGACCATCGTCGTGCGGCTCGACGAGCGGGCCGAAGATTGGGCACAAGTCGAGGTGAAGCCGGCGCTCGGTAGCTGGTGCGGCGGGCACATCACGATCCGCGGTACCTGGTGCGAGCCGCTCAACGTCGACTTCGTCCGTCGTCTCAACGCCCGACTCGCCGAAGTGCAACGCGCCGCCCAACAAATGCGGGTGGCCGGATGACCAGACTGCTCGTCAGCGTTCGCGATGCGCACGAGGCGCTGGCAGCGCTCGACGGTAATGCCGATCTCATCGACGTGAAAGAGCCGCATCGCGGGGCGCTGGGCGCCGCCGATGCCGACACGATCCAATCGGTCGTGCGCGCGATCGACGGGCGCGTGCCTACCAGTGCCGCGCTCGGCGAGCTGACCGAGTTGGCCAGCGATGAGCTCGGCAGCCAGCGTCCAAGCGCGCTATTCCACACCGCGACGGACTTCGCCAAGGTCGGGCTCGCGGGCTGCGAACGCCATGGCGACTGGCCCCAGCGCTGGCGAGCCTCGCTAGCACAACTTCCACCGGAGACACAGCGTGTCGCTGTCGTCTATGCCGACTGGCAGTCATGCGGCGCCCCAGAGCCCTTCACGGTCTTGCGACACGCCGTAGAGTTGGAATGCCGCGCGATCCTCGTCGATACGTTCGATAAATCTCGCGGCGGGCTGGTCGATCTGTGGACGCCCACGGAGTTGGCTCGCTACCTGGCGGCAATCCGCGCCGAACGGATGCTGGCAGTCATCGGCGGATCGCTCACGGCGAGCACGATCCCCTCGGTCGCGGCGCTCCGTCCCGACTACATCGCCCTCCGCGGAGCCGCCTGCCGCGGCGACCGCACGGGCACGATCGACGCCACGCTCGTCCGCCAACTGGCCAATCTGGTAACCACCTGCACGGCGTGAGTCCTCCGAATCGTCCCAGCCGATTGACTTGCCCCTCCGGCATGCGGGACAATTGAACTGCCCGCAGTTCCCGGCCGTGCGGCAACTCCTTCTTCCCCACGGCTCTTTCCCCTGAGAACAGGCATCCTCCGGAACGAGAAAGTTCGAGGCGTTCGATGACCGCTCTGCTGACCACCCTCTGCATCGTGATGGCGACCCCATCGGCCACTCCGCCGGACACCGTCGTCGTCTGCCCGCCGGTCTTTCGCCAGACCCTCGCGCCCTGGGTCAAGTATCGCGAGCAGCAGGGGCACAAGCTGCGCATCGTCTCGAGCGAAGGCACGGCCGAAGACGTTCGCGATCGCATTCGCAAGGTCGCCAAAGAAGGAAATCTAAAGAACATACTCATCGTCGGCGACGCCGATCCCGCGATGGAGACCGATCCCCAGGTGCGTGCCCGCAGCGTGCCGATCCACTTTGCCGAGGCGAAGGTGAATATCCACTGGGGCAAAGAGAAAGACATCCCGACCGACAACTGGTACGCCGATCTCGACGACGACCATCTGCCCGACGTCGCCATCGGCCGTCTGCCGGTCGATTCGCCCGAGGAGTTGAAGCTCGTGCTGGGCAAGATCTTCGCCCACGAGCAGGACGCCGATCAGGGCGGCTGGCGCCGGCGCGTGAACTTCGTGGCGGGCATGGGGGGCTTCAGCCCGCTGGCCGACTCGGTGCTCGAGTCCTCGGCCAAGCAGATGATCACCGAAGGCATTCCCGCCGGCTACGATGTCTCGATGACGTACGGCAGTTGGCGCAGCGCCTACTGCCCCGATCCGCGCCTGTTCCACGACGCGGCATTCGCGCGATTCAACGAAGGCTCGCTCTTCTGGGTCTATATCGGGCACGGTCAGCGGCACGAGCTCGACCGCGTGAAGGTGCCCGGCAACCAGTTTCACATCTTCGCGAACGAAGACGTCCCCAAGCTCAACTGCGAGCACGGTCCGCCGATTGCCATCTTCCTGGCGTGCTATACCTGTGCCCTGGATCACCCGCGCGATTCGCTGGGCGAGGAACTGCTGCGCCGGCAGGGAGGGCCCGTCGCCGTGATGGGGGGGACGCGCGTCACGATGCCTTACGCGATGAGCGTCATGGCGACGGAACTTCTGTCCGAGTGTTTCGGCAAGCGGTGCGAAACGCTGGGCGAAATCATTCTCCATGCCAAGCGCGCGATGGTCGAGTCGCCCCGTAGCGATCCGCAAAGCCGCGCCATCGACCAGATGGCCCGCACGCTCAACAGCAAATCGACCGATCTCAAGGCCGAACGGGCCGAGAACGTGCTCGTCTTCAACCTGCTGGGCGATCCGCTGCTGCGGCTGCAATATCCGCAGGACGCCACCGTCTCGACGCTGAGCGCGGCGGACGCCGGCTCGGTCATCGAGGTGACGGGCACCAGCCCCATCGACGGCCCCTGCGAAGTGGATCTCTGCGTGCGGCGCGACCGCCTGCGAATGCGGCCCCCCGTGCGTGCCCGCTATCAGGAAGCGGATTCAGCCCTGGCGGCCTATCAACCAATCTACGAGCGGGCCAACGATCGCCGCTGGGTCACCGTGACCACCGAAGTACGCGACGGCAAGTATACCGCCAGGCTCGCAGTCCCCCGCGAGGCCCACGGCGCCTGCTGCGTGCGGGCATTCGTTTCCGGGAAAGAAGGGGTGGCGTTGGGAGCCCAGGAAATCGAGATCCGCCGTGCCGCGGCGCCCGAACCTGATCCGGCCACCGGCGCCGCGACGACGGGCGGCAGCGCGAGCTGAACGTTCCGCACCGAACGACCACGGATGCGAGATCGGTCATGAACCAACCTGCGCCGCCCACCGCCGCCGGCACGCCCGGCGGAACAACGCCCCCGCGCAAGCGCCCCATCCTGCGCATCGTTTTGGCACTGGTGTCAGCCGCCGTGCTCATGGTGCTGGCAGCGCCCTACTTGTTCAATCTGAGCCCCGTGCGGAGTGCCGTGTTGAGCGCGGCCACGTTCGGGCTGCACGGCGACATCTCGATCGGTCGCACGTCGTTGGGCTGGTTTTCGCCCGTGGCGATTTACGATCTCTCGATCACGCCCGACGACGGCGGCGAGCCTCTCGCGCAAGTGCCGGTCATCGAGGGAGACCGCCCACTCTGGAAGCTGATCGTCGATCGAAGCGAGCTGGGACAATTTCGCATCGAGCGGCCGAAACTCCGCATCGAAGCGACCGACCGCGGCAGCAACTTTACCGAGGTCTTCGGCGAGCCGCCGAAGAGCGAGCCTGCCGAGGAAGCGCTTCCCGCGACACCGCCCAATCTCGGCGTGATCCTGGCCATTCACGATGCCACCGTCGTCGTGCGCGCGAAACGCGCCGAACGCGATCTGGAGATTCCTCGCATCAATGTCACGGCGGGGCTGGCTCGTTCGGCCGAGCCGGGGCGTGCGGCCGAATTCGTCATGTCGCGCGGCAAGCCGATCGATCGACTAGCGATCACCCCCGAGCTGTGCAACGACCTGCTCAAATTCATCGCGCCCGTGCTCGCGAACGCCACCCTGGCCAGCGGCGAGTTCTCGATCGAGGTCGAAGACGTGCGCATTCCGCTCGACGATCCCCAGGCCGGTCAGCTCGCCGGCCGGTTCTCGATCCATGCGGTGCGCGTGGGCCCGGGCCCCTTGGTCGAGGAATTGGCCAGCTCGCTCGGAGTACCCCCCGAGATGAATCTGGCCAACGAGTCGGTGGTCGAGTTCGAGATGATCGACGGCCGCGTCTATCACCAGGGCCTCCAGTTCGGCTTCACCCGCTTGAACGTGCGTACGCACGGTTCCGTCGGCATCGTCGATCAATCGCTCGACGTCGTGGCCGAGGTGCCGCTCGCCGGGCTGGCCAAGGAAGATGCCCCGCTTCGCGAGGCGCTCAGCCAACACACGCTGGTGATTCCGATCAAAGGCACGCTCGAAAAGCCCGAGGTCGACGCCTCGTCCCTCACGCAGAACAGCCTCGACATCGGTCTGGCCACGTTGCAAGAGTTGCTCGGCAACGAGAACATCTCCCTCGATGCGCTCCTGGAACGTTTGCGCAATCGGGGCGCCGTGGACGGCGCTGCCGATGGAACGCGCATCTTTGGACCGGGTGGCATCCTCTCGCGTGGTCGCACGGCGCCACCTCCGCCACCAGCCGATCCGAATGCGCCAACCACGCCCGATCCCGCCGATGACGCAGCGCCGGCCGATGAGGCCACGGCAACCGAGGAAAGCAGCGGCGGAATTCTGGGGGGGCTGCTACGTCGCCGTCGGGGCACACCGACCCCCGCCACTCCACCGCCGGCGTCCCCGCAAGATCCGTCGAACCTGTCGAGCCCGCCCCCGACAGGTACGGCGCCGCCATCAACATCGGCCATACCTGGCGGTCCGGCGGCCGCCACGCAACGGCCTGCCCGGCGGCTGTTGCGACGCGCCCTCGACGTGGCAGGCGAAGCCGCGCTGGACGCCGCGCAACAGGCGCTCGAGAATCCTCAACTGGCTCCGACGCCTGCGAACGCTGCGCCCAGTGGCGGCGCGGCGGCGGACGAAACATCAGACGAACCGGCAGAGGAGTTGCCTCCTCCACCGGCTCCCTCTCCCTAAGCAACAACCTCTCGCGGCCATTCCCATGTGCCGTGCTGCTGATGCATGCGGGCAACGAAACGGTTGCCGAACATTTGCTTGCGCGCCGAGAGGGCACGAGCGAACGTATGCGAAGAAGCGGTGCGGAGGATCGCCACACCTTGCCCACGACGAAATGAATCACGGGGCCTATTTTTCGGCCCCGGCCACCGTGACGACTTCCTCGACGTCGCACTGCTGGGCTTCGAGCTGCTCGACCCGAGCCACGACCGCATTGAACTCTTCGGCCATCTCGTGCCAGAAGTCGTTGTCGCGGAAGTGGACCGGCAGCACTTTTTCGCCCCGCGACAGCCGTCGCATCTCGTTTCGCAACCGGAACAGGGGTCCCGCGAACCGATTCGTCTGCCGGGCCATGTCGTACAGGAGGATCGGCAGCATGAACGCCGAGCCCAGGATCATGGGGGACATCTCGTCGAGGATGTCGGCGATGTGGTTGTTGAACGGATGGGCCACTCCATGCACCAGGATCCGCCACGAGACCAGTGAAGCCACGATCGTGAGCATGGCGTAGCACCAGTAGAGCGCGACACGCCACAGCAACGCTCCCTGGACCTTGCGATCGACGAACAACTGCGAGCGCTGGAAACTCTTTCTGCTCATCGTCTGAATCCCCCGCCAAGCCTTGCCCGGATGGCGATGCGCGCCTGGCGGCGCGCGTTCGCCGGTCATTTCAGCCGCATGTAAATGCTAGCTCGAAATGATTCCGGGGGCGGGCGTTTCGACCGCCGAGACAGGAGATTCTGCCCGTGCCGATCGTGCGGCTCACACCGCGTAGGGCTGCTTCAGCCGATACGCCGGGTGCTTTTCGAGATAGGCCGCCACGCGGTCGGTGCGCGAGAAGGCCAGGGGGAGGAAATCAACCGCCTGCTGCAAGCGCTCGTTCGGCTCGGCACAACTGAAACGCAGGAAGCCCCCCCCCGCCTCGCCGAAGCACTCGCCCCCCAGGCAAGCCACGCCCAACTGGTCGTCCGCTCCCTCGAGCAGGTACATTGCCAGTCCGTGCGAGGTGATGCCCAAGCGGTTCGCGATCGGCGCCACGCGCGGGAAGACATAGAACGTGCCCCCCGGATCGAGGCACTTGATCCCCTCGATCGAGTTCAGGCCGCGCACCAGGATCTCGACCTTCTCGCGGAAGAGCTGCATCGTGCGATCGCGTTCTTCGTGGTCGTGCTCGAGCGCCGCCACGCCCGCCAGTTGCACCAGCGGCGGCACGCACGACAGCGACGAGTTGATGAGCTTCGCCAGCATGTCGGCCAGCGGAGCGGCCGTCACGGCGAACCCCAAACGCCAACCGCTCATGCTATACGACTTGCTGAACGTGTATGCCGCCACGCACTGTTCGAGCATGCCAGGCTGCGAGAGGATCGTGTGATGCCGGCCCCGCCAGACCATGCGATCGTACGGCTCGTCGCTCAACACGACCACGTCGCGTCCGCGCACCAGGTCGGCGATGTCGCGCAGATCCTCTTCGGTGGCGATGCCGCCGGTCGGATTATGAGGACTATTGAGGAAGATCGCCTTGGGCCGCGCGTCTTCTTTTAAAAAGCGCTCGACGGCCGCCGGCTCGGGACGGAAGTCGTTCTCTTGCCGCAGCGGCGCGAGCACGGCACGCGCGCCGCGCCGCGCGATGTTCGGCAGGTAGGTCGGAAAGTAGGGGCTGAAGACGAGCACGCCATCGCCCGGATCGAGGAACGCCTCGCAGAACAACAGCTCGAAGACCTTCGCGCCTGGTCCCACGACGACGTTGGCGGCCTGGGTCGCCAGCCCGTAGTGCGAGTTCACGTATTCCGCGGCCGCCGCGCGCAGCTCGGGCAGCCCCGCCGAGGGGCAATAGTGCGTCTGTCCCGACTCGATCGCGGCGAGCCCCGCGCGCAGGGCCGAGGCGGTCGAAGGAAACGGGCTATCGCCGATTTCCAGCTCGATCACTTCCTTGCCTGCCGCCCGCAATTGCTTGGCGGCGGCCAGAACATTGAAGGCGGTTTCGACGGTAACGGTACGCGCGAATTCGCTGAAAGAAACAGACATGGTGTTCTCGACCTGCGTTGCTGGTGGCAAGAGCCAACAGGCTACCGCATGGCGATGGCGCGTGCCAGCGGCTGCAGCACGTGCTCGATGACGTGATTGTCCACCATCTCGCGGCAGACCTGCGTCAACTGGTCGAGGGTCTTGTTGAAGGTCGAGTTCGTGCCGAGGCTGCCATACTGGCGAGCGGTCACGTAGACGCTCAACTGCTCCTCGGGAAACTCGCCCGTGCGAATCTGATAGGCGTTCGTCCGCGACTCGATGCTGATCCGGCACTGAATGCGGCACTCGTCGTCGAGCGCCAACGTCAGCGACGGCTCGTAGTTGACAACGCAGACGCCGGGCATGTCGAGAATCCGCTCGAGCGCCGGGCTCACTCCCAGCGCCTCGGCCACCAGTTGGTTGTGGTTGCCGCGGAAGGTGAAATCGAAGCCGAACAGGATATCGAGCGCCTCGCAATCGAGCGGCGTAACCGACAGACAGTAGGGGGCCAGCTCGAGCACGTGGTGATGCTGTTCGAGGGCCGCTTCGACCGTCTCGGGATTCACTTGGCCCGAGCAGATGCGCCGGTTCTCGATCGTGGCCCAGCGATACTGTCCGCGATCCTTATCCTCTTCGAGAACGAAGTCTCCCTTGTCGCGGGCGTAGAAGTTCCGCATCGTGGGATACTTCTTCTGAATCTGCTCGAAGAAGTGCAGCACGGTCTCGCGATTCTGCGGCAACTCCATCTCGGTTCCGAGATTGAGGTTGATGTAGAAGTCGTCGCAGTGCGAGGCGTAACAATTCATCCGCGGCATTCCCGGGTCAAAGCAACGTGGGGGCACCGTAACGCCAGCGCCCCTCTGCTTGCTCCATTCAGGGTGCAGTATAGAATGCCCCGGACGCGACTGTCAAAGCCGCGAAAACTGCGACAACCACGGCAATTTCTCCCCCACGTTCTCTTCCGCGGCCGCGCATTTTTTTCGTGCCGAGGACCGCCATGCCACGCGACCCTGTCACGCTCGAAGTCAGTGTCTTCAAGACCGAACTTGGTTGGATCGCCATGGCCGGTCACGGGCGCACGCTCGCGCGGCTCACGTTTGGTCATGCCTCGCCGCAAGCCGCCCTCGCGGCGCTCGAGACAGCGGATGACGTGCGGATCAAGTCGCGCGACTGGAACCCGGCGCTCGTCAAGCAACTCACGCGCTTCGCCGCCGGGCAGAAGGTCGATTTCGCGCGCGTGACGCTCGATCTCGACGATGAGACCCCCTTCGTGCGCAAGGTGATCGAACGTTGCCGCGCGATCCCTTACGGCGAGCGCCTGACCTATGGCGAGTTGGCCGCCGCCATCGGGGCGCCGCGAGCGGCCCGCGCCGTGGGCAACGCCATGCGTTCGAATCGCACGCCCCTGGTGGTCCCCTGCCATCGCGTGGTGGCGGCGGGGGCCAGGCTCGGGGGGTACTCCGGGGCCGCCGGAGTCCGCACGAAACTACGTCTTCTCGAGGCGGAAAGCCGCACGGCGCCGGCGTAACCGGGCCTCACGTCTCGGCTTCGGACCGGGGCCGCCAGCTCCCCCTTTCGGCCTAGAATTGATCGGAGAATTCCGATCTAATAATAAGAGCAGCGATGAGGGCGTTCGGGATTCGGACGCCCGGTTGTTCGACCCGCCAGCGGCGTTCGGAACGATGCCGCTCGATTGCCCACCTGTACTTCGCCCGGTCAAACGCTTGTCTACCACGTCAGAACGATCGATGAGCGATCATGCGCCCACGGCGTCCCGCGCCGATTGGAAGATCGAAAGCCGCGCCGATGGCTCGGTAATCGTGCGCGTGCCTTCCTGCGATCGACATGGCGTCCCTTTGCCCGAGGCCGTCTTCGCCTTCCAGCCTGGCAATCCCCAGTATCAATACTGGCGCGATCAGGCGGACCGCCGCCATCCTGGCGTCGGTTAAGCTCCTCAGGCGAG includes these proteins:
- a CDS encoding (5-formylfuran-3-yl)methyl phosphate synthase, producing the protein MTRLLVSVRDAHEALAALDGNADLIDVKEPHRGALGAADADTIQSVVRAIDGRVPTSAALGELTELASDELGSQRPSALFHTATDFAKVGLAGCERHGDWPQRWRASLAQLPPETQRVAVVYADWQSCGAPEPFTVLRHAVELECRAILVDTFDKSRGGLVDLWTPTELARYLAAIRAERMLAVIGGSLTASTIPSVAALRPDYIALRGAACRGDRTGTIDATLVRQLANLVTTCTA
- a CDS encoding aminotransferase class I/II-fold pyridoxal phosphate-dependent enzyme — translated: MSVSFSEFARTVTVETAFNVLAAAKQLRAAGKEVIELEIGDSPFPSTASALRAGLAAIESGQTHYCPSAGLPELRAAAAEYVNSHYGLATQAANVVVGPGAKVFELLFCEAFLDPGDGVLVFSPYFPTYLPNIARRGARAVLAPLRQENDFRPEPAAVERFLKEDARPKAIFLNSPHNPTGGIATEEDLRDIADLVRGRDVVVLSDEPYDRMVWRGRHHTILSQPGMLEQCVAAYTFSKSYSMSGWRLGFAVTAAPLADMLAKLINSSLSCVPPLVQLAGVAALEHDHEERDRTMQLFREKVEILVRGLNSIEGIKCLDPGGTFYVFPRVAPIANRLGITSHGLAMYLLEGADDQLGVACLGGECFGEAGGGFLRFSCAEPNERLQQAVDFLPLAFSRTDRVAAYLEKHPAYRLKQPYAV
- a CDS encoding methylated-DNA--[protein]-cysteine S-methyltransferase, whose protein sequence is MPRDPVTLEVSVFKTELGWIAMAGHGRTLARLTFGHASPQAALAALETADDVRIKSRDWNPALVKQLTRFAAGQKVDFARVTLDLDDETPFVRKVIERCRAIPYGERLTYGELAAAIGAPRAARAVGNAMRSNRTPLVVPCHRVVAAGARLGGYSGAAGVRTKLRLLEAESRTAPA